The Nerophis lumbriciformis linkage group LG05, RoL_Nlum_v2.1, whole genome shotgun sequence genome contains a region encoding:
- the atp5f1c gene encoding ATP synthase subunit gamma, mitochondrial isoform X1, with protein sequence MNASFHHLCRPCAHAQLCAPDLHTVTMFARSSLLVFAPQCGQVRNMATLKDITIRLKSIKNIQKITKSMKMVAAAKYARAERQLKPARVYGSGALALYEKAEIKAPEDKAAKHLIIGVTSDRGLCGAIHSGVAKTIKNEIANLTGSGKEVMVVNVGDKLRGILHRTHSKHIMLNCKEVGRKPPTFGDASIIAGELLNSGYEFDQGAVIYNRFRSVISYKTDKKPIFSNDTVANAETMGMYDDIDADVLRNYQEFALVNIIYLALKEGSTSEQSARMTAMDSASKNASEMIDKLTLTFNRTRQAVITKELIEIISGAAAL encoded by the exons ATGAACGCATCGTTCCACCATCTTTGCCGTCCCTGTGCGCATGCGCAGTTGTGTGCGCCTGACCTTCACACAGTCACCATGTTCGCCAGGAGCAGCTTGTTGGTGTTCGCCCCACAATG TGGGCAGGTCAGGAACATGGCTACCTTGAAGGACA TCACCATCCGTCTGAAGTCCATCAAGAACATCCAAAAGATCACTAAATCCATGAAAATGGTGGCCGCCGCCAAGTACGCTCGGGCTGAGAGGCAGCTGAAACCCGCCCGGGTCTATGGCTCCGGAGCCCTTG CTCTGTACGAGAAGGCGGAGATTAAGGCGCCCGAGGACAAGGCAGCCAAGCACCTGATCATTGGCGTGACCTCCGACCGTGGTCTCTGCGGCGCCATCCACTCCGGCGTGGCCAAAACCATCAAGAACGAGATCGCCAACCTGACGGGCAGCGGCAAGGAGGTGATGGTGGTCAACGTGGGCGACAAGCTGAGAGGTATCCTGCACAG AACTCACAGCAAGCACATCATGCTCAACTGTAAGGAAGTGGGTCGCAAGCCGCCCACCTTTGGGGACGCCTCCATCATCGCCGGAGAGCTTCTCAACTCTGGATACGAGTTTGACCAGGGCGCCGTCATCTATAACCGCTTCAG GTCTGTCATCTCCTACAAGACGGACAAGAAGCCCATCTTCTCCAACGACACGGTCGCTAACGCAG AGACCATGGGCATGTACGATGACATCGACGCTGACGTGCTGAGGAACTACCAGGAGTTCGCTCTGGTCAACATCATCTACTTGGCCCTCAAGGAAGGTTCTACCAGCGAGCAAAGCGCCAGGATGACCGCCATGGACAGCGCCAGCAAGAATGCAT CTGAGATGATCGACAAGCTGACGTTGACATTCAACCGCACCAGACAGGCCGTCATCACCAAGGAGCTGATCGAGATCATCTCTGGAGCCGCCGCTCT
- the atp5f1c gene encoding ATP synthase subunit gamma, mitochondrial isoform X2, with protein sequence MNASFHHLCRPCAHAQLCAPDLHTVTMFARSSLLVFAPQCGQVRNMATLKDITIRLKSIKNIQKITKSMKMVAAAKYARAERQLKPARVYGSGALALYEKAEIKAPEDKAAKHLIIGVTSDRGLCGAIHSGVAKTIKNEIANLTGSGKEVMVVNVGDKLRGILHRTHSKHIMLNCKEVGRKPPTFGDASIIAGELLNSGYEFDQGAVIYNRFRSVISYKTDKKPIFSNDTVANAETMGMYDDIDADVLRNYQEFALVNIIYLALKEGSTSEQSARMTAMDSASKNASEMIDKLTLTFNRTRQAVITKELIEIISGAAAL encoded by the exons ATGAACGCATCGTTCCACCATCTTTGCCGTCCCTGTGCGCATGCGCAGTTGTGTGCGCCTGACCTTCACACAGTCACCATGTTCGCCAGGAGCAGCTTGTTGGTGTTCGCCCCACAATG TGGGCAGGTCAGGAACATGGCTACCTTGAAGGACA TCACCATCCGTCTGAAGTCCATCAAGAACATCCAAAAGATCACTAAATCCATGAAAATGGTGGCCGCCGCCAAGTACGCTCGGGCTGAGAGGCAGCTGAAACCCGCCCGGGTCTATGGCTCCGGAGCCCTTG CTCTGTACGAGAAGGCGGAGATTAAGGCGCCCGAGGACAAGGCAGCCAAGCACCTGATCATTGGCGTGACCTCCGACCGTGGTCTCTGCGGCGCCATCCACTCCGGCGTGGCCAAAACCATCAAGAACGAGATCGCCAACCTGACGGGCAGCGGCAAGGAGGTGATGGTGGTCAACGTGGGCGACAAGCTGAGAGGTATCCTGCACAG AACTCACAGCAAGCACATCATGCTCAACTGTAAGGAAGTGGGTCGCAAGCCGCCCACCTTTGGGGACGCCTCCATCATCGCCGGAGAGCTTCTCAACTCTGGATACGAGTTTGACCAGGGCGCCGTCATCTATAACCGCTTCAG GTCTGTCATCTCCTACAAGACGGACAAGAAGCCCATCTTCTCCAACGACACGGTCGCTAACGCAG AGACCATGGGCATGTACGATGACATCGACGCTGACGTGCTGAGGAACTACCAGGAGTTCGCTCTGGTCAACATCATCTACTTGGCCCTCAAGGAAGGTTCTACCAGCGAGCAAAGCGCCAGGATGACCGCCATGGACAGCGCCAGCAAGAATGCAT CTGAGATGATCGACAAGCTGACGTTGACATTCAACCGCACCAGACAGGCCGTCATCACCAAGGAGCTGATCGAGATCATCTCTGGAGCCGCCGCTCTGTGA